A single Paraburkholderia sp. D15 DNA region contains:
- a CDS encoding SDR family NAD(P)-dependent oxidoreductase has protein sequence MSTTTSNTLAGQHAVVTGGGSGIGAAVAMTLLRAGARVTLMGRNADRLEAQREACAALGDVACIGVDVSQEASVTTAFAQAGAVDILVNNAGQAQAAPFAHTDMALWQRMLDVNLTGVFLGTRAVLPGMLERGHGRIVNIASTAGQIGYAYVAAYCAAKHGVIGLTRSLALEVATKGVTVNAVCPGYTETELLHASLEQITSKTARTEQQARDTLLRSNPQRRFVTPQQVADAVLWLCQPGSDAITGQSLSISGGEVM, from the coding sequence GTGAGTACAACCACGTCAAACACACTCGCCGGGCAGCACGCGGTGGTGACGGGCGGCGGCAGCGGCATCGGCGCGGCCGTCGCGATGACGCTGCTGCGTGCCGGCGCGCGCGTCACGTTGATGGGCCGCAACGCGGATCGGCTCGAAGCGCAGCGCGAAGCGTGCGCCGCGCTCGGCGACGTCGCCTGCATCGGCGTCGATGTCTCGCAGGAAGCGTCCGTGACGACCGCATTCGCGCAGGCGGGCGCGGTGGACATTCTGGTTAACAACGCAGGGCAAGCACAGGCCGCGCCGTTCGCGCACACCGACATGGCGCTCTGGCAACGCATGCTCGACGTCAACCTCACCGGCGTGTTCCTCGGTACGCGAGCAGTGCTGCCCGGCATGCTCGAACGCGGGCACGGGCGCATCGTCAACATCGCCAGCACCGCGGGCCAGATCGGCTATGCGTACGTGGCCGCGTACTGCGCGGCGAAACACGGCGTGATCGGCCTGACGCGCTCGCTTGCCCTCGAAGTCGCGACGAAAGGGGTGACCGTCAACGCGGTGTGCCCAGGCTACACGGAAACCGAACTACTGCACGCATCGCTGGAGCAGATCACCAGCAAGACCGCGCGCACCGAACAACAGGCGCGCGACACCCTGTTGCGCTCCAACCCGCAACGCCGCTTCGTGACGCCGCAACAAGTCGCCGACGCCGTGCTCTGGCTGTGCCAGCCCGGCTCGGACGCGATCACGGGGCAATCCCTATCCATCTCCGGTGGAGAAGTGATGTGA
- a CDS encoding MarR family transcriptional regulator: MSKTTHARKTAATETRPPRKGIANPAENVVDLEMSTGADSHMGLRLWLRMLTTTNLVQAELRKRLRNEFDTTLPRFDLMAQLERHPEGLKMTELSRRLMVTGGNVTGITDQLEKEGLVSRDTDPNDRRSISVCLTPAGRKTFDRMAVAHEQWVVELFGGLSLDEKSRTHQRLGKLKQHLLDTLKD; the protein is encoded by the coding sequence GTGAGCAAGACAACCCACGCAAGGAAAACCGCCGCGACCGAAACCCGGCCGCCGCGCAAAGGCATCGCCAACCCCGCGGAGAACGTCGTGGACCTCGAAATGAGTACCGGCGCCGATAGCCACATGGGCTTGCGTCTGTGGCTGCGCATGCTGACCACCACCAACCTCGTGCAGGCCGAACTGCGCAAACGTCTGCGCAACGAATTCGACACCACGTTGCCGCGTTTCGATCTGATGGCGCAACTCGAACGTCATCCCGAAGGCCTGAAGATGACCGAGCTGTCGCGCCGCTTGATGGTGACGGGCGGCAACGTCACCGGCATCACGGATCAGCTCGAAAAAGAAGGCCTGGTATCGCGCGATACCGATCCGAACGACCGTCGCTCGATCAGCGTGTGTCTCACGCCGGCCGGCCGCAAGACATTCGACCGGATGGCGGTCGCGCATGAACAGTGGGTGGTGGAACTGTTCGGCGGCTTGAGCCTCGACGAAAAATCGCGGACCCATCAGCGGCTCGGCAAGCTCAAGCAGCATCTGCTCGACACGCTGAAGGACTGA
- a CDS encoding bifunctional salicylyl-CoA 5-hydroxylase/oxidoreductase: MRIVCIGGGPAGLYFGLLMKSRDPANEVIVVERNRPYDTFGWGVVFSDQTLGNLRTADAPSADAILDAFNHWDDIEIHFRGETVRSSGHGFCGIGRKRLLNILQARCEALGVKLVFETQVTDDSIYEADLIVACDGANSAIRQQYAATYQPAIDMRDCRFVWLGTKKLFDAFTFAFEETEHGWFQAHAYRFDDQTSTFIVETPERVWRAAGLDEMSKEDSIAFCEKLFAKYLDGNPLLSNAAHLRGSSQWIRFPRVVNQEWVHWRDNADGTRTPIVLMGDAAHTAHFSIGSGTKLALEDSIELANSIGAHPGDLPAALQHYTDVRSIDVLRIQNAARNSTEWFEHVDRYTSFEPEQFAYSLLTRSQRISHENLRERDARYLSGFEDWLAERSGVTRAPDKHSVPPMFTPFTLRGVTLKNRVVVSPMAQYSAVDGIAGDYHLMHLGARAMGGAALVMTEMTCVSPEARITPACPGMYAPEHLHAWRRIVDLVHRQSDAKIGIQLGHSGAKGSTRVAWEGIDQPLAEGNWPLVSASPQQYLPGVSQHSHEATPDELDEIEAQFVRATQMSAQAGFDWLELHCAHGYFLSSFLSPLTNHRTDPYGGSLENRLRYPLRVFNAIRAVWPQDKPISVRISANDWVEGGTTPDDAVQIARAFKAAGADMIDVSSGQVSKAEKPVYGRMFQTPFADRIRNEADIATIAVGAISEADHVNSIIAAGRADLCAIARPHLANPSWTLNEAAKIGYFDVMWPKPYTAAKSQLERNLERERAQAAANAGLSPQERAQRAEGTV; this comes from the coding sequence ATGCGCATCGTCTGCATCGGCGGCGGCCCTGCCGGGTTGTACTTCGGCCTGTTGATGAAAAGCCGCGACCCGGCGAACGAAGTCATCGTCGTCGAACGCAACCGTCCATACGACACCTTCGGCTGGGGCGTGGTGTTCTCCGACCAGACGCTCGGCAATCTGCGCACCGCGGACGCCCCCAGCGCCGACGCGATCCTCGACGCGTTCAACCACTGGGACGACATCGAAATCCATTTCCGCGGCGAGACGGTCCGTTCGTCGGGTCACGGCTTCTGCGGCATCGGTAGAAAACGTCTGCTGAATATCCTGCAAGCGCGTTGCGAGGCGCTCGGCGTCAAACTGGTGTTCGAAACCCAGGTCACGGACGACTCGATCTACGAAGCCGACCTGATCGTCGCGTGCGACGGCGCCAACAGTGCGATCCGGCAACAATACGCAGCGACTTATCAGCCCGCCATCGACATGCGCGACTGCCGCTTCGTGTGGCTCGGCACGAAGAAACTCTTCGACGCCTTTACTTTCGCGTTCGAGGAAACCGAACACGGCTGGTTCCAGGCGCACGCCTACCGCTTCGACGATCAAACCTCCACCTTTATCGTCGAAACACCCGAGCGCGTGTGGCGCGCCGCCGGTCTCGACGAGATGAGCAAGGAAGACAGCATCGCCTTCTGCGAGAAGCTGTTCGCGAAGTATCTGGATGGCAACCCGTTGCTCTCGAACGCCGCGCATTTGCGCGGCTCGTCGCAATGGATCCGCTTTCCGCGCGTGGTCAACCAGGAATGGGTTCACTGGCGCGATAACGCCGACGGCACGCGTACGCCGATCGTACTGATGGGCGACGCCGCGCACACCGCGCACTTTTCGATCGGCTCGGGCACCAAGCTCGCTCTTGAAGATTCCATCGAACTCGCCAACAGCATCGGCGCGCATCCGGGCGATCTGCCCGCAGCGCTCCAGCATTACACGGACGTGCGCAGCATCGACGTGCTGCGCATTCAAAACGCCGCGCGCAATTCGACCGAGTGGTTCGAACACGTCGACCGTTACACGTCGTTCGAACCGGAGCAATTCGCTTACTCGTTGCTCACCCGCTCGCAACGTATCTCGCACGAAAATCTCCGCGAGCGCGACGCGCGTTATCTATCCGGTTTCGAAGACTGGCTCGCCGAACGCTCAGGCGTGACGCGCGCGCCGGACAAGCACTCCGTCCCGCCGATGTTCACGCCTTTCACGCTGCGCGGCGTGACGCTGAAAAACCGCGTGGTGGTCTCGCCGATGGCGCAGTACTCCGCTGTCGACGGCATCGCGGGCGACTATCACCTGATGCACCTCGGCGCGCGCGCGATGGGCGGCGCCGCGCTGGTCATGACGGAAATGACCTGCGTGTCGCCCGAAGCGCGTATCACGCCCGCGTGCCCCGGCATGTACGCGCCTGAACATCTGCACGCGTGGCGCCGCATCGTCGATCTCGTGCATCGGCAATCGGACGCGAAAATCGGCATCCAGCTCGGTCACTCCGGCGCGAAAGGTTCGACACGCGTCGCGTGGGAAGGCATCGATCAACCGCTTGCGGAAGGTAACTGGCCGCTCGTATCCGCTTCGCCGCAACAATATCTGCCGGGCGTCAGCCAGCATTCGCACGAGGCCACGCCTGATGAACTCGACGAGATCGAAGCGCAATTCGTCCGCGCCACGCAGATGTCCGCGCAAGCCGGTTTCGACTGGCTCGAACTGCACTGCGCGCACGGCTATTTCCTGTCGAGCTTCCTGTCGCCGCTGACGAACCATCGCACCGACCCATACGGTGGCTCGCTGGAAAACCGTTTGCGCTACCCATTGCGAGTCTTCAACGCGATCCGCGCCGTCTGGCCGCAGGACAAGCCGATCTCGGTGCGGATTTCCGCGAACGATTGGGTCGAAGGCGGCACTACGCCCGACGACGCCGTGCAGATCGCGCGTGCGTTCAAAGCGGCGGGCGCGGACATGATCGACGTGTCGTCGGGGCAGGTCAGCAAGGCGGAAAAGCCCGTCTACGGGCGCATGTTCCAGACGCCGTTCGCCGACCGCATCCGCAACGAGGCCGACATCGCGACCATTGCAGTCGGCGCGATTTCGGAGGCGGATCACGTCAACAGCATCATCGCGGCGGGTCGTGCCGATCTTTGCGCGATTGCGCGGCCGCATCTGGCGAATCCGTCGTGGACGCTGAACGAGGCCGCAAAAATAGGCTATTTCGATGTGATGTGGCCGAAGCCATACACGGCCGCGAAATCGCAGCTGGAGCGCAATCTGGAACGCGAACGCGCGCAGGCGGCAGCGAACGCGGGTTTGTCGCCGCAAGAACGCGCACAGCGCGCGGAGGGCACGGTGTGA
- a CDS encoding enoyl-CoA hydratase family protein has protein sequence MTRSNADALLAGNRLTLADYNARHFGWQVTAKVATITLNRPERKNPLTFESYAELRDLFRQLGYATDVKAVVLHGAGDNFCSGGDVHDIIAPLIDLPMPELLLFTRMTGDLVKAMRHCPQPVIAAVDGVCAGAGAILAMASDMRLGTARSKLAFLFSRVGLAGCDMGACSILPRIIGQGRAAELLFTGRSASGDEGHAWGFYNRLCEPTSLLDDAQKLAADLVAGPTFAHGITKKMLHQEWSMSIDEAIESEAQAQAICMSTRDFERAYQAFAAKSRPVFEGD, from the coding sequence ATGACACGATCCAACGCCGACGCGCTGCTGGCCGGCAACCGCCTGACGCTCGCCGACTACAACGCGCGCCACTTCGGCTGGCAGGTCACCGCCAAGGTCGCGACGATCACGCTGAACCGTCCGGAACGCAAGAATCCGCTGACGTTCGAGTCGTACGCCGAGTTGCGCGACCTGTTCCGCCAACTGGGCTACGCGACCGACGTCAAGGCCGTGGTGCTGCACGGCGCGGGCGACAACTTCTGCTCTGGCGGCGACGTGCACGACATCATCGCACCGCTGATCGATCTGCCGATGCCCGAGTTGCTGCTCTTCACGCGTATGACCGGCGACCTCGTGAAGGCCATGCGTCACTGTCCGCAACCGGTGATCGCCGCCGTCGACGGCGTGTGCGCCGGCGCGGGCGCCATCCTCGCGATGGCCTCCGACATGCGTCTCGGCACCGCGCGCAGCAAGCTCGCGTTCCTGTTCTCGCGCGTCGGCCTGGCCGGCTGCGATATGGGTGCGTGCTCGATCCTGCCGCGCATCATCGGCCAGGGGCGCGCCGCCGAACTGCTCTTCACGGGCCGCTCGGCGAGCGGCGACGAAGGGCATGCATGGGGCTTCTACAACCGGCTGTGCGAGCCCACCTCGCTGCTCGACGACGCGCAAAAACTCGCCGCCGATCTCGTCGCCGGACCGACCTTCGCGCACGGCATCACGAAGAAAATGCTGCACCAGGAATGGAGCATGAGCATCGACGAAGCGATCGAATCGGAAGCGCAGGCGCAGGCCATCTGCATGAGCACGCGCGATTTCGAGCGCGCATACCAGGCGTTCGCGGCGAAATCGCGGCCGGTGTTCGAGGGAGATTGA